The following proteins are encoded in a genomic region of Bicyclus anynana chromosome 12, ilBicAnyn1.1, whole genome shotgun sequence:
- the LOC112053710 gene encoding ommochrome-binding protein (The sequence of the model RefSeq protein was modified relative to this genomic sequence to represent the inferred CDS: added 8 bases not found in genome assembly): MKVIIVLALLAYSVESRKVIEKCDGVIDVNNAEEEVLKNNIGSPYQLAIDRDKDTLFFSYTREEKGESIFELAFINLTNSEFKTVNGIVGGFANAVDEKSHTVYLGGENGIYTFDYKSNFANHVDGTNHRVWQMFFKKYLYYTTYPEEELYVLKNGQTQRVSQLNNTRAMLVAVDNFGNIFFSNSSGLYIYEEQKEKPNSITHMGDYIINSFTSDVQGNLYFSTPNSIYTIGSNKSVKQLIVLDDVYGFAIEQNGSLIYSTEDSIIRLKLNTKQC; the protein is encoded by the coding sequence GATAATTGTTCTCGCATTATTGGCTTACAGTGTAGAATCACGAAAAGTAATTGAAAAATGTGATGGTGTGATAGACGTAAATAATGCTGAAGAGGAAGTTTTAAAGAACAACATAGGAAGTCCATACCAGTTAGCAATTGATCGTGATAAAGATACGCTATTTTTTAGTTATACCCGCGAAGAGAAAGGAGAATCAATTTTTGAACTAGCATTCATTAATCTTACAAACAGtgaatttaaaactgtaaacgGTATTGTTGGTGGTTTCGCCAATGCTGTAGATGAAAAAAGTCACACTGTATATCTTGGTGGAGAAAACGGAATATATACATTTGACTATAAGTCTAATTTTGCTAACCATGTGGATGGTACAAATCATAGAGTTTGGCAgatgttctttaaaaaatatttgtattacacTACGTATCCAGAAGAAGaactttatgttttaaaaaatggcCAGACTCAAAGAGTATCTCAATTAAACAATACCAGAGCAATGCTGGTCGCTGTCGATAACTTTGGAAACATTTTCTTCTCTAACTCATCAGGACTGTACATTTATGAAGAGCAAAAAGAGAAACCTAATTCTATCACTCATATGGGTGATTACATTATTAATAGTTTCACTTCTGATGTACAAGGAAATCTATACTTCTCAACCCCAAATTCTATTTACACTATAGGATCAAACAAGTCAGTGAAACAACTGATTGTGTTAGATGATGTTTATGGATTTGCTATTGAACAAAACGGAAGCCTGATTTATTCCACTGAAGATAGTATAATACGACTTAAGTTGAATACTAAGCAATGCTGA